The following are encoded in a window of Castanea sativa cultivar Marrone di Chiusa Pesio chromosome 5, ASM4071231v1 genomic DNA:
- the LOC142634245 gene encoding putative 2' cyclic ADP-D-ribose synthase BdTIR — protein sequence MQRSPALIKSLISRKILHSLPKSQTRTISRSCDVFINHRGIDTKRTVAGLLYNHLSGMGLKPFLDSQNMKPGDKLFDKIEKAILNSKLGVAVFSPRYCESYFCLHELALIMESKKRVIPIFCDVKPSQLRVKDYGICPAKELQRFTWALEEAKYTVGLTFDTSRGDWSEFLRNASDAVMKNLLEVDGDVMETILK from the exons ATGCAGCGTTCACCAGCTTTGATCAAGAGTTTAATTTCCCGTAAAATCCTTCATTCCCTTCCCAAGAGCCAAACCAGAACAATATCACGTTCATGCGACGTGTTCATAAATCACCGAGGGATCGATACCAAGAGAACCGTTGCCGGGTTGCTCTACAACCACCTTTCCGGGATGGGGCTTAAGCCTTTCTTGGATAGCCAAAACATGAAACCCGGGGACAAGTTGTTTGACAAAATTGAGAAAGCCATTCTAAATTCCAAGCTAGGTGTCGCCGTGTTCTCTCCTAGGTATTGTGAGTCTTACTTTTGTCTCCATGAGTTGGCTCTCATCATGGAATCCAAGAAAAGGGTTATACCTATCTTTTGTGATGTCAAACCCTCCCAGCTTCGGGTTAAGGACTATGGAATTTGTCCAGCCAAAGAGCTCCAAAGATTCACCTGGGCACTTGAGGAAGCTAAATACACGGTTGGACTTACCTTTGACACGTCAAGAGG ggattGGTCAGAATTCCTAAGAAATGCTTCGGATGCAGTCATGAAGAATTTGCTCGAGGTAGATGGGGATGTGATGGAGACGATCCTTAAATGA